A single Filimonas effusa DNA region contains:
- a CDS encoding OsmC family protein, protein MAVEHSYDVSVCWDRDRKGTLSSSVLDTTIEVATPPEFPKGMEGIWSPEHLFAAAVNSCLMTTFLAIAEHKKLDFVSFNSYSSAKLEMTDGKYMISEIILSPVVIIKDEAQKELAEQILHKSEAACLISASIKSTIVFRPVVTLPSVSAAGIKNL, encoded by the coding sequence ATGGCGGTAGAACATTCATACGATGTATCTGTATGCTGGGACAGAGATAGAAAAGGGACATTGAGTTCCTCTGTTCTGGATACAACGATAGAGGTTGCTACCCCTCCGGAATTTCCTAAAGGAATGGAAGGAATATGGTCACCTGAACATTTGTTTGCTGCTGCCGTCAATAGTTGCCTGATGACAACCTTTCTTGCGATAGCAGAACATAAGAAGCTGGACTTTGTGTCTTTCAATTCTTACTCTTCCGCCAAGCTTGAAATGACAGACGGCAAGTATATGATCAGTGAGATTATACTTTCGCCTGTGGTGATCATCAAAGATGAAGCTCAGAAAGAACTGGCAGAGCAGATCCTGCATAAGTCAGAAGCGGCTTGTCTTATATCAGCATCCATAAAATCGACAATAGTATTCCGACCTGTTGTTACACTTCCGAGCGTAAGCGCAGCAGGTATTAAAAATCTGTAG
- a CDS encoding gliding motility-associated C-terminal domain-containing protein, producing the protein MTTKSLYSVSRSAACWLILLLLAVTQRATAQLCTGSLGDPVVSIDFGAGTATFAGALPSGTTNYTYVAQSFPNDGYYTVENTTAGAGSVWWSTTDHTGNTGGYMMVVNASTSVTDYFYKKAVTGLCGGTTYEFAAWVVNLLRSSDNNPPNVTFSILTPDESTVIQSYSTGSIPRTSSGPVWKQFGFFFTTPAGVSDVVIKISNSSPGGAPANDLALDDITFRPCGPSVNIAIADGTTTKRICKTDNSTFQFSGTVSPPYTDPAYQWQLSIDGGTSWTDISGATTTSYTRSPTGAGTFLYRLVTAQSTNIGSASCRVASTPISITVLDNPDTEAASNNPACEGETLNLTSASGAASYSWTGPNGFTSASQNPTISDITTAVNGTYTIAITTTEGCANTGTVTIAVNKKPVASAGADIGICEGSSTLLQGSGGTSYEWTPATGLSATNTATTTANPTDSTTYTLTVSNGLCTDKDDVNVFVWKKPAVNAGADQRDYEGTVFQLSGTASGTDVTYYWSPPYNISNTAALSPTVWPVVDTTYVLHVTSPYGCGTVTDAVFIKVYKRVTVPNAFSPNADGNHDTWAIDQLNVYPEATLSVFNRYGQRVFSCRGYDKEWDGTANGVQLPAGTYYYVIDLKTELGGKLSGWVLLIR; encoded by the coding sequence ATGACAACGAAGAGCTTATATAGTGTTTCCCGTTCTGCCGCCTGCTGGCTGATCCTCCTTTTACTGGCCGTAACACAGCGCGCCACAGCCCAGCTTTGCACCGGTAGCCTCGGCGATCCTGTAGTGAGTATTGATTTCGGCGCCGGTACGGCCACCTTTGCCGGCGCCCTTCCTTCGGGAACTACCAACTATACCTATGTGGCGCAAAGCTTCCCCAACGACGGCTACTATACGGTCGAAAATACTACCGCCGGCGCAGGATCTGTCTGGTGGTCCACGACCGACCATACCGGCAACACAGGCGGTTATATGATGGTGGTCAACGCCTCCACTTCTGTAACGGACTACTTCTACAAGAAAGCAGTGACCGGCCTCTGCGGCGGCACTACCTACGAATTCGCCGCATGGGTCGTAAACCTGCTGCGCTCTTCCGACAATAACCCGCCCAATGTTACCTTCTCCATCCTCACTCCCGATGAATCCACGGTGATCCAGTCTTATAGTACAGGCTCCATTCCCCGTACCAGCAGCGGCCCCGTATGGAAACAGTTCGGCTTTTTCTTTACCACGCCCGCAGGCGTCTCCGATGTGGTCATCAAAATAAGTAATAGCAGCCCCGGTGGCGCGCCCGCTAATGACCTGGCGCTCGACGACATTACCTTCCGCCCATGTGGCCCATCTGTTAACATCGCCATTGCAGACGGAACCACCACAAAAAGGATCTGCAAAACAGACAACAGCACCTTTCAGTTCTCCGGCACTGTTTCTCCGCCCTATACCGATCCCGCTTATCAGTGGCAGCTAAGTATCGATGGTGGTACAAGCTGGACAGATATCTCCGGCGCAACCACAACGTCCTACACCCGCTCCCCAACCGGCGCAGGCACATTCCTCTACCGCCTGGTAACCGCGCAATCCACGAATATTGGTTCCGCCTCCTGTCGCGTCGCTTCAACTCCCATCTCTATCACCGTATTGGATAATCCCGATACCGAAGCCGCTTCCAATAACCCGGCATGTGAAGGCGAAACCCTGAACTTAACTTCCGCCAGCGGAGCCGCATCCTATAGTTGGACAGGCCCCAACGGCTTCACCAGCGCCAGCCAGAATCCCACGATCAGCGACATTACAACCGCCGTCAACGGCACCTACACCATTGCAATAACCACCACGGAAGGATGCGCCAATACCGGCACCGTTACCATAGCCGTCAATAAAAAGCCGGTAGCAAGTGCCGGCGCCGATATAGGCATCTGTGAAGGCAGTTCCACCTTGCTGCAGGGCTCCGGCGGCACCAGCTACGAATGGACGCCCGCAACAGGTCTCTCTGCTACAAATACAGCCACAACAACGGCAAATCCTACCGATTCTACCACCTACACCCTTACCGTCAGCAATGGCCTTTGTACCGATAAAGATGACGTGAATGTTTTTGTTTGGAAAAAGCCTGCTGTAAATGCCGGCGCCGATCAGCGCGACTATGAGGGTACTGTTTTCCAGCTATCCGGCACCGCATCGGGTACCGATGTTACTTATTACTGGTCGCCACCTTATAATATCAGCAATACCGCCGCACTTTCCCCCACAGTCTGGCCGGTTGTCGATACCACTTATGTGCTGCACGTTACCTCTCCCTATGGCTGCGGAACGGTAACCGATGCGGTGTTCATCAAAGTCTATAAACGTGTCACCGTTCCTAACGCATTCTCTCCCAATGCCGATGGTAACCATGATACCTGGGCCATCGATCAGTTGAATGTTTATCCCGAGGCCACATTGTCCGTCTTCAACCGTTACGGTCAGCGTGTGTTTTCCTGCCGGGGATACGATAAGGAATGGGATGGAACCGCTAACGGTGTACAACTGCCCGCAGGTACCTACTACTACGTCATCGATCTTAAAACAGAATTGGGAGGCAAACTTTCCGGCTGGGTGCTGCTCATTCGCTAG
- a CDS encoding peroxiredoxin family protein, whose product MRKLMMMAVILLAVGQGVIAQVPVKTGIWRALLHREDGRDIVFNYEFSWNKNKPVIYILNAEERMKVTDIILAGDSVFVQMPFFESSFRARVYSKDSISGNWIKATATKSVVLPFTASSRYTTRFTAVKGPAATNISGKWAVQLYKPGNEPSPAIGVFTQKNNKVTGSLLTPTGDFRFLEGIVTGDSLVMSAFDGSHALLFTAKVSNQKIANGMLYSGATGQQQWQAVANDTATLPNTAAMYLKSGEEGKLNFRFKDLNGKEVGINDERFKNKVVVIQIMGSWCPNCMDETAFLSDYYKNNKQRGVEMIALAYEYTTDAERSARSLNSFQQRFNITYPVLNTGVAVTDPQRTEKTLPQFTPIKTFPTSIIIDKKGKVRKVDTGFVGPGTGSYYNEYKAEFEKMISALLAES is encoded by the coding sequence ATGAGGAAACTAATGATGATGGCAGTGATACTGCTGGCAGTAGGGCAGGGAGTAATAGCGCAGGTACCTGTGAAAACCGGCATATGGCGCGCCCTCTTACATAGAGAAGACGGCAGGGACATTGTCTTCAACTACGAATTCTCCTGGAATAAAAACAAACCCGTTATCTATATCCTCAATGCAGAAGAACGGATGAAAGTTACCGATATCATCCTGGCAGGTGATTCTGTTTTCGTTCAGATGCCTTTCTTTGAATCTTCATTCCGTGCACGCGTCTATAGCAAAGACAGCATCAGCGGCAACTGGATCAAAGCAACCGCTACCAAATCGGTGGTGTTACCTTTTACCGCTTCTTCCCGTTATACAACCCGTTTTACGGCCGTAAAAGGTCCTGCAGCCACCAATATCAGCGGCAAATGGGCTGTGCAACTCTATAAGCCCGGAAACGAGCCTTCTCCCGCAATTGGCGTGTTTACGCAGAAAAACAATAAGGTGACAGGTAGCCTTCTCACTCCTACAGGCGACTTCAGGTTCCTGGAAGGCATCGTTACCGGCGACTCCCTGGTGATGTCGGCTTTCGATGGCAGCCACGCACTGCTGTTCACTGCTAAAGTCTCTAACCAGAAAATAGCTAACGGTATGTTATACAGCGGCGCCACAGGACAACAGCAATGGCAGGCGGTGGCTAACGATACCGCCACCTTACCCAATACCGCTGCCATGTACCTGAAAAGCGGCGAAGAAGGAAAACTAAACTTCCGCTTCAAAGATCTCAATGGCAAAGAGGTAGGCATTAACGACGAACGTTTTAAAAACAAAGTCGTCGTTATACAGATCATGGGCTCCTGGTGCCCCAACTGCATGGATGAAACGGCATTCCTGAGCGACTATTACAAAAACAACAAACAGCGTGGCGTGGAAATGATTGCCCTCGCATACGAATACACTACCGATGCCGAACGTTCTGCACGTTCACTGAATTCGTTTCAGCAACGCTTCAATATCACCTATCCTGTTCTGAATACAGGCGTAGCGGTTACTGATCCGCAGCGTACCGAAAAAACATTGCCCCAGTTCACACCCATTAAAACCTTCCCAACATCTATCATCATCGATAAAAAAGGAAAAGTGAGGAAAGTGGATACAGGTTTTGTTGGTCCTGGTACCGGTTCTTATTACAATGAGTATAAAGCTGAATTTGAAAAGATGATCTCAGCGCTCCTGGCTGAGTCGTAA
- a CDS encoding SusC/RagA family TonB-linked outer membrane protein — protein MKLMSILLLVGALHASAASWSQKVSFSGKNVSLEAAFSAIEKQTGYVLFYDYRQIAGAKLISLDVKDEPLLSFLNLCFKSQPFGYLIEDKTIIVTRNSEKHNRITAIVENVPLPPKDVSGIVSGDNGVLNGASVVIKRTGLVATTNTKGQFTISGVNENDTLIITYIGYQQEKVAVAGTNFVSVTLKIASGKLDEVQVLGYGGSTTRRLNTGSVTKVTADDIAKNPVGNVLQALAGRTAGMSISQANGLPGGDVTFQVRGQNSITANSYTSAPLVVVDGVPYPNAPINHPDMMGVTNNIPGPNGFGSSLYNLNPADIESIDILKDADATAIYGSRAANGVMLITTKKGKQGKTKVDANVNGGVAMNNRRVELLSTPEYRALRKEAYQNAGIVPTAANAPDLFTWDSTKTTDWQKELVGHTANIVDANLSMSGGAGGTSFLIAGNYHYENTIYADRRGSNKAGAHYSLNHTSNSGKFNIALSGMVNTTQTKLPNGAYGSLAYTLPPNFNPYDAAGNLNWSYSGGNPYGSMRTSYSAKTLSLTSNLLLRYTILPGLEARTSFGLTNVTSEQQLIFPKAALDPSNTFAQSYNRYNSSRNRTVNVEPQIQYSGNLLKGRFNILAGSTIMKTVGEMPVYITATGFSSDAYINNLALASTYTTGTGYNAYQYASFFGRANYIWNSRYIINGSFRRDGSSRFGPDRRFGNFGAIGAAWIFSNETFMKNIPFLSFGKLRGSIGWVGSDNVPNYKFISTYTATTYPYGTAAGMAPAQLDNPDFGWEATQKLEGAIELGFFKDRILLSASVYRNRTGNQLVDYPVSTQTGFTSFTNNLTSALVQNSGFEIELTTTNIQNTKLKWSTSLNLSLPRNKLLKFDGIEKTSYANSMVVGNPLLAYYALHYTGNNANGIPQYEDVNKNGVIDYSGGLAAYNKGDKVLVGAGYATCFGGLNNSISYKNIQLDFLFQYTLGAKKPTYLSNSFQTGQMYNVPKKTVEAYRSLGLAKAFIRPSFSTDWYNYTLLSDAVYMDASFLRLTNVSISYNFKPATLKQLHITGARVYLQAQNLFVITNYKGFDPETGINSVPPLQRLVGGLQFSL, from the coding sequence ATGAAGTTAATGTCTATCCTGCTCCTGGTTGGCGCGCTACATGCCAGCGCTGCATCCTGGTCTCAGAAAGTGTCTTTTTCAGGCAAAAACGTTTCTCTGGAAGCCGCATTCTCTGCTATTGAAAAGCAAACCGGTTATGTTCTGTTCTATGACTACAGGCAAATTGCCGGGGCTAAACTCATTTCCCTTGACGTGAAAGACGAGCCCCTCTTATCCTTTTTAAATTTGTGCTTCAAATCACAGCCATTTGGATATTTGATCGAAGACAAAACAATTATTGTTACACGCAATAGCGAAAAACATAATAGGATAACGGCAATTGTTGAAAATGTGCCGCTACCTCCCAAAGATGTATCCGGTATCGTTAGCGGCGACAACGGGGTTTTAAACGGTGCATCAGTCGTTATAAAGCGCACGGGTCTTGTAGCAACCACCAATACAAAGGGACAGTTTACCATATCAGGCGTAAATGAAAACGATACCCTGATCATCACCTATATCGGGTACCAGCAGGAAAAGGTTGCGGTAGCTGGAACAAACTTTGTCTCTGTAACATTAAAAATTGCTTCAGGTAAGCTGGATGAGGTTCAGGTATTGGGCTATGGGGGATCTACCACCCGAAGGCTTAATACAGGCTCCGTTACAAAAGTCACTGCAGACGATATTGCTAAGAACCCTGTTGGTAATGTGCTGCAGGCGCTGGCCGGACGTACAGCCGGCATGAGTATTAGTCAGGCGAACGGACTGCCTGGTGGAGATGTTACTTTTCAGGTGCGCGGACAAAATTCTATTACAGCAAATTCATACACCAGTGCCCCTCTTGTAGTCGTTGATGGCGTACCGTATCCCAACGCACCCATCAACCATCCCGATATGATGGGCGTTACCAATAATATCCCAGGCCCTAACGGCTTTGGTAGTTCTTTGTATAACCTGAACCCGGCCGATATAGAAAGCATTGATATCTTGAAAGATGCTGACGCTACGGCTATTTATGGTTCACGGGCAGCCAACGGCGTGATGCTCATCACCACCAAAAAAGGAAAGCAGGGTAAAACCAAGGTCGACGCCAATGTGAATGGAGGTGTTGCTATGAATAACCGGCGTGTGGAGCTTTTATCCACGCCGGAATACCGGGCTTTGCGCAAAGAGGCCTATCAAAACGCAGGTATAGTACCTACGGCAGCTAATGCCCCCGATTTATTTACATGGGATAGTACAAAAACTACCGACTGGCAAAAGGAACTGGTAGGACATACCGCTAATATTGTTGATGCCAATTTATCCATGTCGGGCGGAGCAGGAGGTACTTCCTTTTTGATTGCAGGAAATTACCACTATGAAAATACCATCTATGCAGACAGGCGCGGATCTAATAAGGCGGGCGCACACTATTCGTTGAATCACACATCAAATTCAGGAAAGTTTAATATCGCCTTATCGGGAATGGTGAACACCACCCAAACAAAATTACCGAACGGGGCTTATGGCAGTTTAGCATATACACTTCCTCCCAACTTTAATCCATACGATGCTGCGGGCAATTTAAACTGGAGTTACAGTGGCGGCAACCCTTATGGATCGATGAGAACTTCCTATAGTGCCAAAACGTTAAGCCTTACCTCCAACTTGTTACTTCGTTATACCATACTACCGGGCCTCGAGGCCAGAACTTCATTCGGATTAACGAATGTTACCTCTGAGCAGCAGCTCATTTTCCCGAAGGCGGCACTGGACCCGTCCAACACATTTGCGCAATCGTACAACAGGTATAACTCTTCACGCAACCGTACAGTAAACGTAGAGCCTCAAATCCAGTACTCCGGTAATTTGCTCAAAGGCAGGTTTAACATACTGGCAGGTAGCACTATCATGAAAACAGTTGGGGAAATGCCTGTTTATATCACTGCCACAGGCTTCTCATCAGACGCCTATATCAATAATCTGGCGCTGGCAAGCACCTATACTACCGGCACAGGCTACAACGCTTACCAGTATGCCTCATTCTTTGGACGCGCCAACTATATCTGGAATTCCAGGTATATCATCAACGGCTCTTTCCGGAGAGATGGATCTTCGAGGTTTGGCCCTGACAGGCGCTTTGGAAACTTTGGAGCCATAGGTGCTGCATGGATCTTTTCAAATGAAACATTCATGAAGAATATTCCTTTCCTGAGTTTTGGTAAATTAAGAGGTAGCATAGGATGGGTAGGATCTGACAACGTTCCGAATTATAAATTTATCAGCACCTACACTGCCACTACCTACCCCTACGGCACGGCCGCCGGAATGGCGCCTGCACAATTGGATAATCCTGATTTCGGATGGGAGGCTACCCAAAAACTGGAAGGCGCCATAGAATTAGGTTTCTTTAAAGATCGTATCCTGCTTTCCGCTTCGGTGTATCGCAATCGCACCGGTAATCAACTGGTCGATTATCCCGTGAGTACACAAACAGGATTTACTTCTTTCACCAATAACCTTACCAGCGCACTCGTGCAGAACAGTGGTTTTGAAATTGAGCTTACTACTACCAATATTCAAAACACAAAACTGAAATGGAGTACATCTTTGAACCTGAGCCTTCCCAGGAATAAATTGCTGAAGTTCGATGGCATCGAAAAAACCAGCTATGCAAACAGTATGGTGGTGGGTAACCCGCTTTTAGCCTATTATGCCCTCCATTATACAGGCAATAATGCGAATGGTATACCGCAGTATGAAGATGTCAACAAAAATGGTGTAATAGATTATTCCGGCGGCCTGGCAGCTTACAACAAAGGCGATAAAGTGTTGGTAGGAGCCGGTTACGCCACCTGTTTCGGTGGATTGAACAATAGCATCAGCTATAAAAATATACAACTCGATTTCCTGTTCCAATATACGCTGGGTGCAAAAAAGCCTACCTACCTGTCTAATTCATTTCAAACAGGACAGATGTATAATGTTCCTAAAAAAACAGTGGAGGCCTATCGCTCCCTCGGATTGGCAAAAGCATTTATCAGGCCTTCGTTTTCAACAGACTGGTATAATTACACCCTGTTAAGCGATGCTGTTTATATGGATGCATCCTTCCTCCGGCTTACCAACGTATCAATATCCTATAACTTTAAGCCTGCTACG